From Candidatus Zixiibacteriota bacterium, the proteins below share one genomic window:
- a CDS encoding transposase: MPILVDNADLLKAAIKKTRERLKFRVEAISVLPDHFHAVLELTESTSSDVVHGIKQSFMMQFNQRVGRRNGRVWQHRFWDHIIRDETDLRHHLDYIHYNPVKHGLAESPFVYKFSTARKFLEREQYAPDWGRIEFDDGNLDYGE; this comes from the coding sequence ATGCCGATTCTCGTGGACAATGCGGACTTGCTAAAGGCGGCGATCAAGAAGACTCGAGAGCGGTTAAAATTCAGAGTTGAAGCGATTTCCGTTTTGCCTGATCACTTTCATGCGGTTCTTGAACTAACCGAGTCAACGAGTTCCGATGTTGTGCACGGGATCAAGCAGAGTTTCATGATGCAATTCAATCAGCGAGTAGGACGTCGAAATGGCAGAGTCTGGCAGCACCGCTTCTGGGATCACATCATTCGTGACGAAACCGACTTGCGCCACCACCTTGACTACATTCACTACAACCCTGTGAAGCACGGCTTAGCTGAAAGTCCCTTTGTGTACAAGTTTTCAACAGCGAGAAAGTTCCTCGAACGCGAACAATATGCTCCAGACTGGGGAAGGATCGAGTTCGATGATGGTAATCTCGATTATGGCGAATAA